In Candidatus Hydrogenedens sp., the following are encoded in one genomic region:
- a CDS encoding GHMP kinase — translation MGKKLKYVINAIAPIRICDLGGWTDTWFAGYGAVLNIGVYPYAEVQIYVYEVESFHKPEIILDVENFGERYTLSPNFPEYEKHPLLEACIDIMSLPKNLSFEVNLFSEAPAGCSTGTSASISVALLGALDLLTSGQLTAHEIASLAHRVETEKLGLQCGIQDQICASYGGICFIEMFEYPHASVSPVLLPNALWWELERRLMLVYLGKTHASSEVHKQVIQRLEQPNSDKRVLDILRRCAHHGKNALLEGDFDAFAEAMRENTEGQMALHPALVSTTAKHVIELAKQHGAIGWKVNGAGGEGGSLTLLFDEHNKNKRNFKKALFELDPQLQVIPIYLSRMGLRRWFSKTL, via the coding sequence ATGGGAAAGAAACTGAAGTATGTGATAAATGCTATTGCTCCTATTCGAATTTGTGATTTAGGTGGGTGGACAGACACGTGGTTTGCGGGATATGGTGCAGTGCTTAATATTGGGGTTTATCCTTATGCGGAGGTGCAGATTTATGTTTATGAGGTGGAATCGTTTCATAAGCCTGAGATTATTTTAGATGTTGAAAATTTTGGTGAACGTTATACTCTCAGTCCCAACTTCCCTGAATATGAGAAGCATCCCCTGCTCGAAGCATGTATTGATATTATGTCCTTACCAAAAAATCTGTCCTTTGAAGTAAATTTATTTTCTGAGGCACCTGCGGGTTGCTCTACTGGGACTTCTGCATCAATCAGCGTTGCTTTACTGGGTGCCCTTGATTTATTGACATCGGGGCAGTTGACAGCTCACGAGATTGCCAGTCTTGCTCATCGCGTAGAAACGGAAAAACTTGGTTTACAATGCGGTATTCAGGACCAAATATGTGCAAGTTATGGTGGAATTTGTTTTATAGAGATGTTTGAATATCCTCATGCATCTGTATCGCCTGTTCTCTTGCCGAATGCATTATGGTGGGAGTTGGAGCGTCGTTTAATGTTGGTATATCTTGGCAAGACACATGCATCCAGCGAGGTTCATAAACAGGTTATCCAAAGATTAGAACAGCCGAATAGTGATAAACGTGTGCTGGATATTTTACGACGGTGTGCACATCATGGTAAGAATGCATTGCTTGAAGGGGATTTTGATGCTTTTGCAGAGGCGATGAGAGAAAATACAGAGGGGCAAATGGCTTTACATCCTGCATTAGTTTCTACTACTGCAAAGCATGTTATTGAACTTGCAAAACAGCATGGCGCTATAGGTTGGAAGGTTAATGGGGCTGGCGGAGAAGGTGGTTCTTTAACACTCCTTTTTGATGAGCATAACAAAAACAAACGTAATTTTAAGAAGGCATTATTCGAACTTGACCCTCAATTACAGGTCATTCCTATCTACCTTTCTCGTATGGGTCTTAGACGGTGGTTTTCAAAAACATTGTGA
- the murB gene encoding UDP-N-acetylmuramate dehydrogenase, producing the protein MIEGNSKIEQKQLEEILSLRFVYRDYPLAPHTYYNIGGCADIAMIPINEEEMAVAYKYFQEFSLPRFILGGGTNVLISDKGFRGLVLITCAYQQIQSLGGDRYYITSGVELQRIVKEIMLENNYEGVGALTGIPGTVGGALFMNAGTVNGCICEWAEEVHLLSSGGLRMVSMCPSLYNYRSQKFCSTEDLILGAVFHFRESDKDQRPIYEHYISRRKEKQPEGHCCGSVFKNPPNEHAGKLIEDCGLKGYRYGGAVISPVHANFIMNEGNASFNDVLYLIRLAKHKVLEKFNICLEEEVRIIFEDGCFQYCPHQTIKNEG; encoded by the coding sequence ATGATTGAAGGAAACTCAAAAATAGAACAGAAACAGTTGGAAGAAATATTGTCATTGAGGTTTGTTTATAGGGATTATCCGTTAGCCCCGCATACGTATTATAACATTGGTGGTTGTGCTGATATAGCCATGATTCCTATCAATGAGGAGGAGATGGCTGTTGCATATAAGTATTTTCAAGAATTTTCGTTACCTCGTTTTATTTTGGGAGGTGGCACGAATGTTTTAATATCTGATAAAGGATTTAGGGGGCTTGTTCTGATAACATGTGCGTATCAACAGATTCAGTCCTTAGGAGGGGATAGGTATTACATCACAAGCGGTGTTGAACTTCAGCGGATTGTTAAGGAGATTATGTTAGAGAACAATTATGAGGGAGTTGGTGCCTTAACGGGGATACCTGGGACGGTGGGAGGTGCTTTATTTATGAATGCGGGTACAGTTAATGGTTGTATTTGTGAGTGGGCAGAAGAGGTGCATTTACTAAGCTCTGGCGGGTTAAGAATGGTTTCGATGTGTCCGTCCCTTTATAATTATCGTTCGCAGAAATTCTGTTCGACGGAAGACCTCATCTTAGGGGCTGTTTTCCATTTCAGGGAATCGGACAAGGACCAACGTCCTATTTATGAACATTATATAAGCCGTAGGAAGGAGAAACAGCCCGAAGGGCATTGTTGTGGTAGCGTGTTTAAGAATCCTCCGAATGAGCATGCGGGCAAGTTAATAGAGGATTGTGGTTTAAAGGGGTATCGTTATGGTGGTGCGGTTATCAGCCCAGTCCATGCTAATTTTATTATGAATGAAGGCAATGCCAGTTTTAATGATGTTTTGTATCTAATTCGTCTTGCAAAACATAAGGTTTTGGAGAAGTTTAACATTTGCCTTGAAGAAGAGGTGCGGATTATTTTTGAAGATGGTTGTTTTCAGTATTGTCCACATCAAACGATTAAAAATGAAGGATAA